One part of the Spiribacter salinus M19-40 genome encodes these proteins:
- the grxD gene encoding Grx4 family monothiol glutaredoxin translates to MSDVQDSIRQQVESNPVLLYMKGSPQFPQCGFSMRAAQALAGCGVEFSYVNVLEDEGIRQGIKDYGNWPTIPQLYVNGELLGGCDIIMEMYESGDLQKAVTEAAGSEASQSD, encoded by the coding sequence ATGAGCGACGTTCAGGACAGCATTCGCCAGCAGGTCGAGAGCAATCCCGTACTGCTTTACATGAAAGGCTCACCGCAGTTCCCGCAGTGCGGTTTTTCCATGCGGGCCGCCCAGGCGCTCGCTGGCTGTGGTGTGGAGTTCTCCTACGTCAACGTGCTTGAGGACGAGGGGATCCGGCAGGGCATCAAGGATTACGGCAACTGGCCGACTATTCCGCAGCTCTACGTGAACGGGGAGCTGCTGGGCGGCTGCGACATCATCATGGAGATGTATGAAAGCGGCGATTTACAAAAGGCCGTGACCGAGGCGGCCGGCAGCGAGGCGAGTCAGTCCGACTGA
- the rnt gene encoding ribonuclease T, whose product MEPRQISQRFRGFLPVVVDIETGGVKAATDAVLQIAAVMVHMEDNGTLYVGETHTSHVEPFEGANLDPKSLEFNGIDPDHPLRMAIPESEALPMLFKPIREAIKQTGCTRAVLVGHNAWFDLGFLNAAVERCGIKRNPFHPFSCFDTATLSGLAYGQTVLARGVAAAGLDWDAREAHSAIYDAEKTAELFCTIVNRWDALTDTQG is encoded by the coding sequence ATGGAACCCCGACAGATCAGTCAACGATTCCGCGGGTTTCTGCCCGTGGTGGTGGACATCGAAACCGGCGGTGTCAAAGCCGCCACCGATGCGGTGCTGCAGATCGCCGCCGTCATGGTGCACATGGAAGACAACGGCACGCTCTACGTTGGCGAGACCCATACAAGCCACGTCGAGCCGTTTGAAGGCGCCAACCTGGACCCGAAGTCGCTGGAGTTCAATGGCATCGACCCCGATCACCCGCTGCGCATGGCTATTCCGGAGAGCGAAGCGCTGCCCATGCTCTTCAAGCCCATTAGGGAGGCGATCAAGCAGACCGGCTGCACCCGCGCCGTTCTGGTGGGCCACAACGCCTGGTTTGATCTGGGTTTTCTAAACGCAGCGGTCGAGCGCTGCGGCATCAAGCGCAACCCCTTCCACCCGTTCTCTTGCTTCGATACGGCCACGCTCTCCGGTCTAGCCTACGGCCAGACTGTCCTGGCCCGCGGGGTTGCGGCCGCGGGCCTCGACTGGGATGCCCGAGAGGCCCATTCAGCCATTTATGACGCAGAGAAAACCGCTGAGCTTTTCTGCACCATCGTCAACCGCTGGGACGCCCTGACCGACACTCAGGGCTGA
- the pyrC gene encoding dihydroorotase, translating to MERLTITRPDDWHLHLRDGPVLEHVVPWSAERFARAIIMPNLTPPITTTAAAEAYRDRILLARPANSAFEPLMTLYLTDNTPPAEIEKAAASGCIHAVKLYPAGATTHSDAGVTDLSRCADALAAIAEQNLTLCIHGEVTHDHTDIFDREAAFLNERLAPLLADHPRLRVVLEHLTTAAAVDFVRAGPERLGATITPQHLLMNRNDLLVGGIRPHYYCLPILKRERDREALLEAATSGHPRFFLGTDSAPHPRGAKENACGCAGIFTAPLAIELYAEAFESVNALPSLAGFASHHGADFYGLPRNTDVITLERRPRDIPAELPYARETIVPLRAGGQVAWQLADTPSAN from the coding sequence ATGGAACGGCTCACAATCACCCGGCCTGATGACTGGCATTTGCATCTGCGCGATGGCCCAGTCCTTGAGCATGTCGTGCCCTGGAGCGCCGAGCGATTCGCCCGGGCCATCATCATGCCGAATCTGACGCCACCGATCACAACGACCGCAGCCGCCGAGGCCTATCGCGACCGCATTCTATTGGCTCGCCCGGCGAATAGCGCGTTCGAACCTCTGATGACGCTCTATCTCACGGATAACACGCCACCGGCTGAAATCGAAAAGGCAGCGGCCAGTGGCTGCATTCATGCCGTGAAGCTTTATCCGGCCGGGGCAACCACGCACTCGGATGCCGGCGTGACCGACCTCAGCCGCTGCGCGGATGCGCTGGCGGCCATCGCCGAGCAGAACCTCACGCTCTGCATTCACGGCGAGGTCACCCACGACCACACGGATATCTTCGATCGAGAGGCCGCATTTCTGAATGAACGGCTTGCACCGCTTCTGGCGGATCATCCCCGTCTGCGAGTCGTCCTTGAGCACCTGACAACGGCAGCCGCGGTTGATTTCGTCCGCGCAGGTCCTGAACGGCTGGGCGCGACCATCACGCCGCAGCATTTGCTAATGAATCGCAACGATCTACTCGTTGGCGGCATTCGGCCCCATTACTATTGCCTGCCGATCCTGAAGCGCGAGCGCGACCGTGAGGCCCTGCTCGAGGCTGCCACCTCCGGGCACCCGCGATTCTTCCTGGGTACAGACAGCGCACCCCATCCCCGAGGCGCCAAGGAAAATGCCTGCGGCTGCGCCGGTATATTCACCGCCCCACTCGCCATCGAGCTGTATGCAGAGGCCTTTGAGAGCGTTAATGCGCTACCCAGCCTGGCGGGTTTTGCCAGCCACCACGGCGCTGATTTCTACGGGCTACCGCGCAATACGGATGTGATCACGCTAGAGCGCCGGCCACGGGACATCCCTGCGGAACTCCCGTATGCGCGCGAGACCATCGTGCCGCTCCGCGCCGGCGGCCAGGTCGCCTGGCAACTCGCCGACACGCCATCCGCCAACTAA
- a CDS encoding argininosuccinate synthase, with protein MSDIKKVVLAYSGGLDTSVILQWLRDHYQCEVVTFTADLGQGEELEPARVKAQALGVEEIYIDDLREEFVRDFVFPMFRANALYEGEYLLGTSIARPLIAKRQIEIARATGADAVCHGATGKGNDQVRFELGYYGLEPGIHVIAPWREWDLNSRERLLAYAEEHGISIEGKQAGGGSPYSMDANLLHISYEGGVLEDTWTPAEESMWRWSVSPEAAPDAPEVIDLAFRGGDPVAINGQALAPHDLLARLNQLGGEHGIGRVDIVENRYVGMKSRGCYETPGGTILLRARRAIESITLDRESAHLKDELMPRYASLIYNGYWWSPEREALQALIDNTQGPVNGVVRLKLYKGNVIVIGRRSETDSLFDDSIATFEDDAGAYDQQDAEGFIKLNALRLRLAARRGEHKDR; from the coding sequence ATGAGTGATATCAAAAAGGTGGTTCTAGCCTATTCTGGCGGGCTGGATACCTCGGTGATCCTGCAATGGCTGCGTGATCATTATCAGTGCGAGGTCGTGACCTTCACCGCTGATCTGGGACAGGGCGAGGAGCTGGAGCCTGCCCGGGTTAAAGCCCAGGCGCTCGGTGTTGAAGAGATTTACATCGATGACCTGCGCGAGGAGTTTGTGCGGGATTTCGTTTTTCCGATGTTTCGCGCCAATGCGCTGTACGAGGGGGAGTACCTGCTCGGCACGTCGATTGCCCGGCCGTTAATCGCCAAACGCCAGATCGAGATCGCTCGGGCAACGGGTGCAGACGCGGTTTGTCACGGTGCCACCGGCAAGGGCAACGACCAGGTGCGCTTCGAGCTCGGCTATTACGGCCTTGAGCCGGGCATTCATGTGATTGCTCCCTGGCGGGAGTGGGACTTGAACTCGCGTGAGCGCCTGCTGGCCTATGCCGAGGAACACGGGATCTCGATCGAGGGTAAGCAGGCAGGCGGCGGTTCACCGTATTCAATGGATGCCAATCTGCTGCACATCTCCTACGAAGGCGGTGTGCTTGAAGACACCTGGACACCGGCGGAAGAGTCCATGTGGCGCTGGAGTGTCTCGCCGGAGGCCGCGCCCGATGCCCCCGAGGTGATCGATCTGGCGTTCCGCGGTGGTGATCCTGTGGCCATCAATGGTCAAGCACTCGCGCCCCACGACCTGCTCGCCCGGTTGAATCAGCTCGGGGGCGAGCACGGCATTGGCCGGGTCGACATTGTCGAGAACCGGTACGTCGGCATGAAGTCGCGGGGCTGTTACGAGACCCCCGGTGGGACCATTTTGTTGCGGGCTCGTCGAGCCATTGAGTCAATAACACTCGACCGCGAGTCGGCTCATCTGAAAGACGAGCTCATGCCCCGCTACGCCTCATTAATCTACAACGGTTATTGGTGGAGCCCGGAGCGCGAGGCCCTGCAGGCGCTAATCGATAACACCCAGGGGCCGGTTAATGGCGTTGTGCGACTGAAGCTCTACAAAGGCAATGTCATTGTCATCGGGCGGCGTTCCGAGACGGACAGCCTGTTTGACGACAGTATTGCCACCTTTGAGGACGACGCCGGTGCCTACGATCAGCAGGACGCCGAGGGCTTTATCAAGCTGAATGCCCTGCGACTGCGCCTCGCGGCTCGGCGCGGGGAGCACAAAGACCGCTAA
- a CDS encoding metal ABC transporter solute-binding protein, Zn/Mn family: protein MRTWRQIRPGLLGLALLGVVVSAAAVDGQAAERRPAEVVATTGMIGDLAERLGGECFAVHTLMGPGVDPHQYRPAAQDVGRFQRAELILYNGFGLEGQLGSVLGRLGSMMPTLAVAEEAAEAANSAGHAGAVIRAGDEGSAPDPHLWMDVGLWRSAIDPVASQLGAVRPDCRDAIATRAAVLEQRFSALDQWIRQAVRSIPEPRRVLVTAHDAFAYYGRAYAIDVRGIQGVSTTAEAGVADIRDTAALLVERDVPAIFIESTINPRTVQAVRSAAASDGHEIALGGRLYGDALGEADGPAGDYLGMMRTNTRRIVEALGGRVVDEG from the coding sequence ATGCGCACTTGGCGGCAGATCCGGCCTGGCTTGCTCGGCCTCGCCTTGCTTGGCGTGGTCGTCAGCGCGGCGGCTGTCGATGGGCAGGCCGCCGAGCGCCGCCCCGCCGAGGTGGTTGCCACCACGGGCATGATTGGTGATCTGGCCGAGCGATTGGGCGGTGAGTGCTTCGCTGTGCACACGCTGATGGGCCCTGGCGTCGATCCGCATCAGTATCGTCCGGCCGCGCAAGATGTTGGGCGCTTCCAGCGCGCCGAACTGATTCTCTACAACGGCTTCGGCCTGGAAGGTCAGCTCGGCTCAGTGCTTGGGCGGCTTGGCAGCATGATGCCGACCCTGGCTGTCGCAGAGGAAGCAGCGGAGGCGGCGAACTCTGCAGGCCACGCTGGGGCAGTTATCCGCGCGGGGGACGAGGGTAGCGCGCCCGATCCCCATTTGTGGATGGACGTCGGGCTGTGGCGGAGTGCGATCGACCCAGTGGCCAGCCAACTTGGGGCGGTTCGACCAGACTGTCGCGATGCCATCGCAACGCGAGCAGCCGTGCTTGAGCAGCGCTTCAGCGCGCTTGACCAGTGGATCAGGCAAGCCGTGCGCAGCATCCCGGAGCCGCGCCGAGTACTCGTCACAGCCCATGATGCGTTTGCCTATTATGGGCGTGCCTATGCTATCGACGTGCGTGGAATTCAGGGCGTGAGCACCACCGCCGAGGCCGGTGTGGCGGACATCCGCGACACCGCAGCATTGCTGGTTGAGCGCGATGTGCCCGCTATTTTTATTGAAAGCACGATTAACCCGCGAACCGTCCAGGCCGTACGCTCGGCAGCGGCGAGTGACGGCCATGAGATTGCCCTGGGCGGCCGTCTTTATGGTGATGCGCTCGGCGAAGCCGACGGGCCAGCGGGAGACTACCTGGGGATGATGCGCACCAATACCCGCCGCATCGTCGAGGCGCTGGGAGGCCGCGTGGTTGATGAGGGATAA